CGCTCGTGGCGTAGTCGAGGTCCGACTCCTGCAGGTAGGTCTTCAGCTGGATCGTCGAGTCGCGCCCCAGCAGGCTCTTCAGGTAGCGGAACTCGTACAGCGGGTAGCCCGCCGCCAGCAGCACGCGGACGCTCGCCTTGCGGACCTGCACGTCGAACGTGACGCGGTTGTTGTCGGGGTCGCGCTCGCCCTCGACCGGCAGGGCCTCAATCACGTAGCGGTAGTCGCCCGGCTCGGTGGGGCGGTGCAGCAGCTGGATCGGCTCGGACGAGTCGCCGACTGGGGTGAGGGTCTGGTCGGCCAGCACGCGGGAGTCCCCCTCCTGCCGCAGCGTCAGGCGGACCGGCTCGTTCAGCGCGCCCTTCACACGGAGCGTCGCCCCGAAGGAGAGGATGTCGTCGACGAACACGACCTCGTCGGCCAGCGGGTCGGAGAGCACAATGTCGGGCGGGCTCTGCTCGGCGCCGACGCCAACGAAGTACAGGCGTGTGCCGGCCCGGCGGGCGGCGTCCGCCGCGGCCGACAGCGACCGGCCCGCCGTGCTGCGGCCGTCGGTCCAGACCACCACGGCCTGGGGCGCGGGCCCGGTCGAGCGGTCGACCAGCGAGTCGATCGCGTCGCCGAGCCGGCTCATCGAATCGGGGTCCGCGGAGAGCGCGGCCACCGCATCGGGCAGCGGCGTGTCCGCGTCGCCGACCGCTTTGCTCACGTCATCGACACTGCGGGCGTAGGCGTCGTACTGGTCGTCGACCTGGGTGAGCAACGAGGCGTCGTTCTCCAGCAGCTTCGCCTTGACCTTGTCGATCCGTGTGGGCGCATCGGCGCCCCGGGCGGCGTCGGTCACGGTCATGCTGCCGGACGTGTCGAAGATCCAGCCGAACCGCGGCCGCCCCGATCGCGTGCCGGCCAGCAGCAGCTCGCTCAGCATCACCAGGATCATCGCGATGGTCGCCACCCGCAGCAGCCCCAGCAGCGCGCGGTAGGCGGCTCCGGCCGGCGTGCGCTCGCGGGCGTAGCAGTAGGCGACCAGCGCCACCGAGGCCGTGATCAACACCACCGTCAGCCACGGCGCGAAGGTCCAGTGCGTGCGGAGCCGCCACACGGCGTCGGTCTCGGGCGCGGCGGCCTGCGCGAGCAGTGTTAGCAGGTGGTTCGTCATCCGGCGGACCTCCCGAACCAGTAGGCGAGGAAGGTCTCGAGCAGTACCAGCAGGAGGGCCGCCATCAGCAGCCCGCGGTGCACGCCGGTGGCCGGCGCCAGGTTGGCCGCCTCGCCGGAGTCGGTCGTCGGCGAGTTGCGCAGCCGCAGCTCGGCCGGCAACGCGGCCGACGGCGTGCGGGCGAGGTCGCTCTCCCGGGGGTCGGGGTTCACCGCGGCGGCCGCCAGCGTGCCGGGGCGGTCCTCGGCGCGGACCACGTACACGCCGGCGCGGTCGGTGCGGTCGTACGACCACGCGCCGCGCACGGCCGAGACGAGCGTCGTCTCCTGCTGCCCGTCGGGGCGGATGACGGCCAGCTCGCTGCCGGCGGCCCACTCCGGCGCGGGGCCGCCGATCGCCTCGCCGACGGTCACCGCCGGCGGCCCGCCCCCGCCCGTGGAGGCGAACGACAGCAGCTCACGGACAATCGGCAGGAAACTCGGCCAGGCCGGCATCGCGGTCCACGGCTCGCCGGTCGAAGGATCAACCGAGGTGAGCGACCCGTCGGT
This Posidoniimonas polymericola DNA region includes the following protein-coding sequences:
- a CDS encoding VWA domain-containing protein, which encodes MTNHLLTLLAQAAAPETDAVWRLRTHWTFAPWLTVVLITASVALVAYCYARERTPAGAAYRALLGLLRVATIAMILVMLSELLLAGTRSGRPRFGWIFDTSGSMTVTDAARGADAPTRIDKVKAKLLENDASLLTQVDDQYDAYARSVDDVSKAVGDADTPLPDAVAALSADPDSMSRLGDAIDSLVDRSTGPAPQAVVVWTDGRSTAGRSLSAAADAARRAGTRLYFVGVGAEQSPPDIVLSDPLADEVVFVDDILSFGATLRVKGALNEPVRLTLRQEGDSRVLADQTLTPVGDSSEPIQLLHRPTEPGDYRYVIEALPVEGERDPDNNRVTFDVQVRKASVRVLLAAGYPLYEFRYLKSLLGRDSTIQLKTYLQESDLDYATSDQTAVQRFPMRRGDLDQFDVVVLMDLDPRLLPRSTWSELSDFVSKDGGGVILVAGSRYLPWSYKRFEDFRALSPTDLDSAPIASRSPPEQFLLRPTPLGMQGASFQLGDSRAESESIWRKLTPLNWAADLGEPKPAAQVLATHPNRTTPDGRPLPLVVSQYFGSGQVLAHAFDSSYLWRKRVGDVYFARYWVQTLRRLAHGRLKRDDRGWELMVERGEYERGEPVRVRLRTPDGGVRSAAVLLQPEGGPEQRVELAPSAVRPGVLEADLNDLAAGSYRVLLAGADSQAVSATFSVVNPPGEFAQLEMNSAGMRAAAERTGGAFYKLDEADQLLANLPEAQRVPIESLPPIELWNRWWMLAGICGCLCAEWILRKRKAML